One Cucurbita pepo subsp. pepo cultivar mu-cu-16 chromosome LG09, ASM280686v2, whole genome shotgun sequence DNA window includes the following coding sequences:
- the LOC111802073 gene encoding probable inactive dual specificity protein phosphatase-like At4g18593 codes for MAEANNSSSESFNSQVVYRCKKCRRIVATQESIVTHERGKGELSFKWSKRSSNQLGLENKPADCTSIFVEPMKWMETLQDGHVEEKLVCIGCKARLGSFNWAGMQCSCGAWVNPAFQLHKSRLDECLM; via the exons ATGGCTGAAGCAAATAACTCAAGTTCAGAGTCCTTCAATTCTCAAGTTGTATATCGTTGTAAGAAGTGTCGTAGAATTGTTGCTACACAAGAGAGTATAGTGACCCATGAAAGAGGAAAAGGTGAACTAAGCTTCAAGTGGAGTAAGAGAAGTAGTAATCAACTCGGACTGGAGAACAAACCAGCTGATTGCACCTCTATATTTGTTGAACCAATGAAATGGATGGAAACCT TACAAGACGGCCACGTGGAAGAGAAACTCGTGTGTATTGGCTGCAAAGCTCGCTTGGGTTCCTTCAACTGGGCTGGCATGCAGTGCAGCTGCGGAGCTTGGGTTAATCCTGCTTTTCAACTTCACAAAAGCAGATTAGACGAATGCCTGATGTGA